In Staphylococcus saccharolyticus, one genomic interval encodes:
- a CDS encoding alpha/beta hydrolase produces the protein MKIKSPQSIYLKGHRYRAILLLHSFTGTVRDVKHLATLLNEEGFTCYVPNYPGHGLPLSKFTQYDINDWWNEVINAYHFLENEGYQTISATGVSLGGLFTLRLAERFKLDRIAVMSAPDKKRESEIAWRLERYGQRMNQILSLDEGERCQQMDTILHYNNEIEIFQRVIDEIMINLKQITSTASILYGEKDDELYAESAQYIYNHINSDDKLLESFAQSGHLMTHGEGVEKVEQAIIQFFKR, from the coding sequence ATGAAGATTAAATCACCTCAGTCTATTTATCTAAAAGGTCATCGCTACCGAGCAATTTTATTATTGCACTCATTTACCGGTACTGTGCGAGATGTTAAACATCTAGCCACGTTACTTAATGAAGAAGGATTTACGTGTTACGTACCTAATTATCCAGGTCATGGATTACCGCTAAGTAAATTTACTCAGTATGATATTAATGATTGGTGGAATGAAGTGATTAACGCGTATCATTTTCTGGAAAATGAAGGTTATCAAACCATCAGCGCAACTGGAGTTTCATTAGGTGGATTATTTACTCTAAGACTTGCAGAGCGATTTAAATTAGATCGTATTGCTGTGATGTCTGCCCCTGACAAAAAGCGAGAAAGTGAGATAGCCTGGAGACTTGAAAGATATGGTCAGAGAATGAATCAAATTTTAAGTTTAGATGAAGGTGAACGATGTCAACAAATGGATACGATTCTACATTATAATAATGAGATTGAAATCTTTCAGCGTGTGATAGATGAAATAATGATTAATCTGAAACAAATTACATCGACTGCAAGTATATTATATGGTGAAAAAGATGATGAATTATATGCAGAAAGCGCACAATATATTTATAATCATATTAACAGCGACGATAAGTTATTAGAATCATTTGCACAAAGCGGTCATCTCATGACACATGGGGAAGGTGTAGAAAAAGTAGAACAAGCAATTATTCAATTTTTTAAGCGATAA
- a CDS encoding sodium-dependent transporter, with amino-acid sequence MSNHSHWKTSTGFILASAGSAIGLGAMWKFPYMAGIYGGGAFLFMFLIFTIFVGLPLLIMEFTVGKMGHTYTTQIYKKLTEKKWLNIIGWNGNLAVFILFGFYSVIGGWIIIYIGNVIIQALSLKSVSLIDIKFEEIISNPWLTVIGQGVFIFLTMIIVMLGVEKGLEKASKIMMPLLFVFLIIIVAKSLTLDGAVDGIRYILQPRVDDISVEGVLFALGQSFFTLSLGTTGMITYASYAPKEMTIKSSAFSIVVMNILISILAGLAIFPALKTFGYHPQEGPGLLFKVLPLVFNQMHFGAIFYFIFLLLFLFAALTSSISLLELNVSNFSKNDNSKRKKVAVIGSIFVFIISIPSTLSFSSLREVIFGAGTIFDNMDFIVSNILMPLGALGTTLVVGQLLDKTLLKENFGKDKFKLFLPWYYLIKFVMPIIIVLVFIVQLI; translated from the coding sequence TTGAGTAACCATTCACATTGGAAGACATCTACTGGTTTTATCCTAGCTAGCGCAGGTTCTGCTATTGGATTAGGGGCAATGTGGAAATTTCCATATATGGCTGGGATATATGGCGGTGGTGCATTTTTATTCATGTTTTTAATTTTCACCATCTTTGTAGGCCTTCCACTACTTATTATGGAATTTACTGTTGGTAAGATGGGACATACGTATACGACTCAAATATATAAAAAATTAACTGAAAAAAAGTGGCTTAATATCATCGGTTGGAATGGTAACTTAGCAGTATTTATATTGTTTGGTTTCTATAGTGTCATCGGTGGCTGGATTATCATTTATATAGGCAATGTGATTATACAGGCACTTTCGTTAAAATCAGTATCTTTAATAGATATCAAATTCGAAGAAATTATTAGTAATCCTTGGCTAACAGTAATAGGACAAGGTGTTTTTATATTTTTAACAATGATTATTGTGATGCTTGGTGTGGAAAAAGGTTTAGAAAAAGCTTCTAAAATTATGATGCCTTTATTATTTGTCTTTTTGATTATTATAGTAGCTAAATCTTTAACTTTAGACGGTGCGGTAGACGGTATTCGTTATATACTGCAACCAAGAGTAGATGATATATCTGTAGAAGGCGTATTATTTGCTTTAGGACAATCATTCTTCACTTTATCACTAGGGACAACTGGTATGATTACGTACGCAAGTTATGCTCCAAAAGAAATGACAATTAAATCATCAGCATTTTCAATTGTAGTGATGAACATTTTAATTTCTATTTTAGCAGGCTTAGCCATATTCCCTGCTCTAAAAACATTTGGGTACCACCCCCAAGAAGGACCGGGACTATTATTTAAAGTGCTTCCTTTAGTGTTTAATCAAATGCATTTTGGTGCTATCTTTTATTTTATATTTTTATTGTTATTCTTATTTGCTGCATTAACGTCTTCTATCTCTTTATTAGAGTTAAATGTGTCAAACTTTTCTAAGAATGATAATAGTAAACGAAAAAAAGTGGCAGTTATAGGAAGTATATTTGTATTTATTATTAGCATTCCATCTACTTTATCTTTTAGTAGTCTACGTGAAGTAATATTTGGCGCAGGTACAATTTTTGATAACATGGATTTCATTGTATCTAATATACTTATGCCATTGGGAGCTTTAGGTACGACATTGGTAGTTGGCCAATTGTTAGATAAAACGTTGTTGAAAGAGAACTTTGGTAAAGACAAATTCAAATTATTTTTACCATGGTATTACTTAATTAAGTTTGTGATGCCAATCATTATTGTTTTAGTCTTTATAGTGCAATTAATATAA